One Pseudomonas entomophila genomic window carries:
- the rnhB gene encoding ribonuclease HII yields the protein MQMGLDFNLVEELVAGVDEVGRGPLCGAVVTAAVILDPRRPILGLNDSKKLTEAKRDALFDEIREKALSFCIARAEVEEIDRLNILQATMLAMQRAVEGLHVTPKLALIDGNRCPKLAVPAAPVVKGDSQVPAIAAASILAKVTRDREMSEFELIYPGYGIGGHKGYPTPVHLEALARLGPTPIHRRSFAPVRAAWEAREGLSSSLI from the coding sequence ATGCAGATGGGGCTGGATTTCAACCTGGTCGAAGAGCTGGTGGCCGGCGTCGACGAAGTGGGCCGTGGCCCACTGTGCGGCGCGGTGGTCACCGCGGCGGTGATTCTCGATCCTCGCCGGCCGATCCTTGGCTTGAACGATTCGAAGAAACTCACCGAGGCCAAGCGCGACGCATTGTTCGACGAGATCCGTGAGAAGGCGCTGAGCTTCTGCATCGCCCGGGCCGAGGTCGAGGAGATCGACCGCCTGAACATTCTCCAGGCCACCATGCTGGCCATGCAGCGTGCGGTCGAAGGGCTGCATGTCACACCGAAACTGGCGTTGATCGACGGCAACCGCTGCCCGAAGCTCGCGGTGCCGGCGGCACCGGTGGTCAAAGGTGACTCCCAGGTACCGGCGATCGCGGCGGCTTCGATCCTGGCCAAGGTTACCCGTGACCGGGAGATGAGCGAGTTCGAGCTGATCTACCCGGGGTACGGGATCGGCGGGCACAAGGGGTATCCGACGCCTGTGCACCTCGAGGCACTGGCCCGGTTGGGGCCGACGCCCATCCATCGGCGTTCGTTCGCACCTGTTCGAGCCGCGTGGGAAGCCCGTGAAGGGCTTTCCAGCTCTTTGATCTGA
- the lpxB gene encoding lipid-A-disaccharide synthase has translation MARLCVALVAGEASGDILGSGLMRAIKARHPDVRFIGVGGPLMEAEGMSSYFPMERLAVMGLVEVLGRLRELLKRRKELIRTLIDEKPDVFIGIDAPDFTLNIELKLRQAGIKTVHYVSPSVWAWRQKRVLKIREGCDLMLTLLPFEARFYEEQGVPVRFVGHPLADTIPLEADRAAARVELGLAEGPVIALMPGSRGGEVGRLGALFLDAAQRLREMVPGVRFVLPCANAARRAQVEQMLEGRDLPLTLLDGRSHQALAACDAVLIASGTATLEAMLYKRPMVVAYRLAPLTYWILKRMVKSPYVSLPNLLAQRMLVPELLQDAATSEALAQTLAPLVGDGSQQTDSFDQIHRTLRRDASNQAADAVLALLKDR, from the coding sequence ATGGCTCGGCTCTGTGTTGCGCTGGTCGCTGGCGAGGCCAGCGGCGACATCCTCGGTTCCGGTCTGATGCGCGCCATCAAGGCGCGCCACCCTGACGTGCGGTTCATCGGTGTCGGTGGCCCATTGATGGAGGCCGAGGGCATGAGCTCCTATTTCCCCATGGAGCGCCTGGCGGTCATGGGGCTGGTCGAGGTGCTCGGGCGCCTGCGCGAGCTGCTCAAGCGGCGCAAGGAACTGATCCGGACGCTGATCGACGAAAAGCCCGACGTGTTCATCGGCATCGACGCCCCCGACTTCACCCTCAACATCGAACTCAAGCTGCGCCAGGCCGGTATCAAGACCGTGCACTACGTCAGCCCGTCGGTCTGGGCCTGGCGGCAGAAGCGTGTGCTGAAGATTCGCGAAGGTTGCGACCTGATGCTCACCCTGTTGCCTTTCGAGGCGCGCTTCTATGAAGAGCAGGGCGTTCCGGTGCGCTTTGTCGGTCACCCCCTGGCCGACACCATTCCCCTCGAGGCTGATCGCGCTGCCGCCCGTGTTGAGCTCGGCCTGGCCGAAGGCCCGGTCATCGCCCTCATGCCGGGTAGCCGGGGTGGCGAAGTGGGGCGTCTGGGGGCGCTGTTCCTGGACGCCGCGCAGCGTTTGCGCGAGATGGTGCCGGGCGTGCGTTTCGTCTTGCCCTGCGCCAATGCCGCACGGCGTGCCCAGGTCGAACAGATGCTCGAAGGCCGCGACCTGCCGCTGACGCTGCTCGATGGCCGCTCGCACCAGGCCTTGGCCGCTTGCGACGCGGTGCTGATCGCCTCTGGCACGGCGACGCTCGAGGCGATGCTGTACAAGCGCCCCATGGTCGTGGCCTATCGCTTGGCGCCACTGACCTACTGGATTCTCAAACGCATGGTCAAAAGCCCGTACGTGTCGCTGCCCAACCTGCTGGCCCAGCGCATGCTGGTGCCGGAGTTGCTGCAGGATGCCGCCACCAGTGAAGCCCTGGCGCAGACTTTGGCGCCACTGGTCGGGGACGGCTCGCAACAGACCGACAGTTTTGACCAGATTCACCGCACGCTGCGCCGCGACGCCTCCAACCAGGCGGCTGACGCAGTGCTTGCCCTGTTGAAGGACCGTTGA
- the lpxA gene encoding acyl-ACP--UDP-N-acetylglucosamine O-acyltransferase: protein MSSIDPRAIIDPSAKLAEGVEVGPWSIVGPDVEIGEGTIIGPHVVLKGPTRIGKHNRIYQFSSIGEDTPDMKYKGEPTRLVMGDHNVIREGVTIHRGTIQDRSETTLGDHNLIMAYAHIGHDSVIGNHCILVNNTALAGHVHVGDWAILSGYTLVHQYCHIGAHAFSGMGTAIGKDVPAYVTVFGSPAEARSMNFEGLRRRGFSDEVLHALRRAYKIVYRQGLTVEEAMKALDELVAQFPEVELFRQSIANSARGITR, encoded by the coding sequence ATGAGTTCGATTGATCCTCGGGCGATCATCGATCCTTCGGCCAAGCTGGCCGAAGGGGTCGAGGTCGGCCCCTGGTCGATCGTAGGCCCCGACGTGGAGATCGGGGAGGGCACCATCATTGGTCCGCATGTGGTGCTCAAGGGGCCGACCCGCATCGGCAAGCACAACCGGATCTACCAGTTCTCGTCGATTGGCGAAGACACCCCTGACATGAAGTACAAGGGGGAACCGACGCGCCTGGTGATGGGCGATCACAACGTGATCCGCGAGGGCGTCACCATTCACCGTGGGACCATCCAGGACCGTTCGGAGACGACGCTGGGCGATCACAACCTGATCATGGCCTATGCTCATATCGGCCACGACAGCGTGATCGGCAACCACTGCATCCTGGTCAACAACACGGCGCTGGCCGGCCACGTGCATGTGGGCGACTGGGCGATCCTGTCGGGCTATACGCTGGTGCACCAGTACTGCCATATCGGTGCTCATGCGTTCTCTGGCATGGGGACGGCGATCGGCAAGGATGTACCAGCCTATGTCACGGTCTTCGGCAGCCCCGCCGAAGCGCGCAGCATGAACTTCGAAGGCCTGCGTCGCCGTGGTTTCAGCGATGAAGTGCTGCACGCTCTGCGCCGTGCCTACAAGATCGTCTACCGTCAGGGCCTCACCGTCGAAGAGGCGATGAAGGCGCTGGACGAACTGGTCGCTCAGTTCCCCGAGGTTGAATTGTTCCGCCAGTCGATCGCCAATTCCGCCCGCGGCATTACCCGCTGA
- the fabZ gene encoding 3-hydroxyacyl-ACP dehydratase FabZ — MMDINEIREYLPHRYPFLLVDRVTELDFEAQSIRAYKNVSINEPFFNGHFPAHPIMPGVLIIEAMAQAAGILGFKMLDAKPADGTLYYFVGSDKLRFRQPVLPGDQLVLEAKFLSRKSMIWKFECRALVDGKPVCSAEITCAERSL; from the coding sequence ATGATGGACATCAACGAGATTCGCGAATACCTGCCTCACCGTTACCCGTTCCTGCTGGTGGATCGTGTGACGGAGCTGGACTTCGAGGCCCAAAGCATTCGTGCCTACAAGAATGTCAGCATCAACGAGCCGTTCTTCAATGGCCACTTCCCGGCGCATCCGATCATGCCCGGCGTGCTGATCATCGAGGCGATGGCACAGGCGGCCGGTATTCTCGGGTTCAAGATGCTCGACGCCAAACCGGCCGACGGCACCCTCTACTACTTCGTCGGCTCCGACAAGCTGCGTTTCCGCCAGCCGGTGCTGCCGGGCGACCAGCTGGTGCTGGAAGCCAAGTTCCTCAGCCGTAAAAGCATGATCTGGAAGTTCGAGTGCCGTGCCCTGGTCGACGGCAAGCCGGTCTGCTCGGCTGAAATCACCTGCGCGGAACGCTCCCTATGA
- the lpxD gene encoding UDP-3-O-(3-hydroxymyristoyl)glucosamine N-acyltransferase — MTVTMTLGQLAEALGATLKGPEALQITGLATLQEAGSGQLSFLANKQYRKFLDDSQASAVLLKAEDAEGFAGNALIVADPYLAYARISHLFDPKPKAVAGIHPSAVVAEDAQVDASASIGPFVVIESGARIGADVTVGANCFIGARCVIGEGGWLAPRVTLYHDVTIGKRVVIQSGAVIGGEGFGFANEKGVWRKIAQIGGVTLGDDVEIGVNTAVDRGALSDTRIGDGVKLDNQIQIAHNVQVGDHTAMAACVGISGSTRIGKHCMIAGGVGMVGHIDVCDNVFVSGMTMVTRSITEPGGYSSGTAMQPLAEWRKSAARIRQLDEMSKRLQQLEKRVDTVTSGGQPTSEG, encoded by the coding sequence ATGACCGTGACCATGACACTCGGCCAGCTGGCCGAGGCCCTCGGGGCCACGCTGAAAGGCCCCGAGGCGCTGCAGATCACCGGGCTGGCCACCTTGCAGGAGGCCGGTTCCGGGCAGTTGAGCTTTCTCGCCAACAAGCAGTACCGCAAGTTCCTGGACGATTCCCAGGCCAGCGCAGTGCTGCTCAAGGCAGAGGACGCCGAAGGCTTTGCCGGCAACGCGCTGATCGTGGCCGACCCTTATCTCGCCTATGCGCGCATTTCGCACCTGTTCGATCCAAAGCCCAAGGCTGTGGCGGGAATTCATCCCAGCGCCGTGGTGGCTGAAGATGCGCAGGTCGACGCCAGCGCCAGCATCGGTCCGTTCGTCGTGATCGAAAGCGGTGCCCGCATCGGCGCCGATGTGACCGTCGGTGCCAACTGCTTCATCGGTGCCCGCTGCGTGATCGGCGAAGGCGGCTGGCTCGCGCCGCGCGTCACGCTTTATCACGATGTCACCATTGGCAAGCGTGTGGTGATCCAGTCCGGCGCAGTGATCGGTGGCGAGGGCTTCGGCTTTGCCAACGAGAAAGGTGTCTGGCGCAAGATCGCCCAGATTGGCGGTGTGACGTTGGGCGACGATGTGGAAATCGGTGTGAATACCGCCGTGGACCGTGGCGCGTTGTCCGACACGCGAATCGGTGATGGCGTCAAGCTCGACAACCAGATCCAGATCGCCCACAACGTGCAGGTCGGTGACCACACCGCGATGGCGGCTTGCGTCGGGATCTCCGGTAGCACCCGTATCGGCAAGCACTGCATGATTGCCGGTGGCGTCGGCATGGTTGGCCATATCGATGTCTGCGACAATGTGTTCGTGTCCGGCATGACCATGGTGACCCGCTCCATTACCGAACCGGGTGGCTATTCTTCCGGTACGGCCATGCAGCCGTTGGCCGAATGGCGCAAGAGCGCCGCGCGCATTCGCCAGCTGGACGAGATGTCCAAGCGTCTCCAGCAGCTGGAAAAACGAGTTGACACCGTGACCTCAGGTGGCCAGCCGACATCAGAAGGCTGA
- a CDS encoding OmpH family outer membrane protein: protein MRKLTQLAILAAALVATPAFAEMKVAVLNYQMALLESDAAKKYAVDAEKKFGPQLTKLKGLESSAKGIQDRLIKGGDKMPQPERERLELEFKQKARDFQFQSKELNEAKAVADRDMLKQLKPKLDGAVEEVIKKGGFDLVLERGAVIDVKPQYDITRQVIERMNQAR from the coding sequence GTGCGTAAGTTGACCCAACTGGCCATCCTGGCCGCTGCGCTGGTCGCCACCCCGGCTTTCGCCGAAATGAAGGTTGCCGTGCTGAACTATCAGATGGCCCTGCTCGAATCCGACGCGGCCAAGAAGTACGCCGTCGACGCCGAGAAAAAATTCGGCCCGCAACTGACCAAGCTCAAGGGCCTGGAAAGCAGCGCCAAAGGCATCCAGGACCGCCTGATCAAGGGCGGCGACAAGATGCCCCAGCCAGAGCGTGAGCGCCTGGAGCTCGAGTTCAAGCAGAAGGCCCGTGACTTCCAGTTCCAGTCGAAGGAGCTGAACGAAGCCAAGGCCGTTGCCGACCGTGACATGCTCAAGCAGCTCAAGCCCAAGCTTGACGGTGCTGTCGAGGAAGTGATCAAGAAGGGTGGCTTCGACCTGGTGCTCGAGCGCGGCGCGGTCATCGATGTCAAGCCTCAGTACGACATCACCCGCCAAGTCATCGAGCGCATGAACCAAGCGCGTTGA